A DNA window from Anastrepha ludens isolate Willacy chromosome 6, idAnaLude1.1, whole genome shotgun sequence contains the following coding sequences:
- the LOC128867516 gene encoding larval cuticle protein A3A: protein MLKFILIACLLVQIALAAPLDQAEAEEKAELERMQNESAQYAYGSNIEDNINDGAIQREETRDGTKVKGMYSYRDGYVMRTVHYEADENGYRVVKEDTQEIGDGPQFDENGEATVEGSLIPKYSIRLDKSDNEKHYKDARFS, encoded by the exons atgctgaaatttattttgattgctTGTCTTTTAGTACAAATCGCCTTAGCGGCGCCACTT GACCAAGCGGAAGCAGAGGAGAAGGCTGAATTGGAACGTATGCAAAATGAAAGTGCCCAATATGCCTATGGTTCCAATATTGAAGATAATATAAATGATGGAGCTATTCAGCGTGAGGAGACGCGCGATGGTACCAAG GTTAAAGGCATGTACTCCTACCGTGACGGCTATGTCATGCGTACCGTTCACTACGAAGCCGATGAAAATGGCTACCGCGTCGTTAAGGAGGATACACAAGAGATTGGCGATGGACCACAGTTCGATGAGAATGGTGAGGCCACCGTTGAAGGTTCGTTGATTCCAAAATACTCCATTCGTTTGGACAAATCCGATAATGAGAAACACTACAAGGATGCGCGATTCAGTTAA
- the LOC128867517 gene encoding uncharacterized protein LOC128867517 isoform X2, producing MFRHNGSPAFSFNNNRLFGGATFKVLMLLLLALVVMSNAQSCPSASKVLTCTPKCKQDTDCSGSGGKCCPNLCNERSCIQRNQLDYGSSSSSRDKYSGSSSSGAYCGNTKCSPYEKCEMDRSTKREKCVRT from the exons ATGTTTCGCCACAACGGATCGCCAGCATTCAGCTTCAACAACAACCGCCTCTTTG gCGGCGCAACTTTCAAAGTGCTTatgctgctgttgttggcgCTCGTCGTAATGAGCAATGCGCAGA GTTGCCCCTCAGCCTCGAAGGTATTGACCTGCACGCCAAAATGCAAACAAGATACTGATTGCAGTGGCAGCGGCGGCAAGTGTTGCCCGAATTTGTGCAATGAGCGTTCCTGTATACAACGGAATCAATTGGACTACGGTAGTTCATCGTCCTCTCGTGATAAATATT CCGGTTCCAGCTCCTCCGGTGCCTATTGCGGCAACACGAAATGCAGCCCTTATGAGAAATGCGAAATGGATCGTTCGACAAAACGTGAAAAATGTGTCAGAACTTAA
- the LOC128867517 gene encoding uncharacterized protein LOC128867517 isoform X1: MFRHNGSPAFSFNNNRLFGGATFKVLMLLLLALVVMSNAQIGCPSASKVLTCTPKCKQDTDCSGSGGKCCPNLCNERSCIQRNQLDYGSSSSSRDKYSGSSSSGAYCGNTKCSPYEKCEMDRSTKREKCVRT, from the exons ATGTTTCGCCACAACGGATCGCCAGCATTCAGCTTCAACAACAACCGCCTCTTTG gCGGCGCAACTTTCAAAGTGCTTatgctgctgttgttggcgCTCGTCGTAATGAGCAATGCGCAGA taGGTTGCCCCTCAGCCTCGAAGGTATTGACCTGCACGCCAAAATGCAAACAAGATACTGATTGCAGTGGCAGCGGCGGCAAGTGTTGCCCGAATTTGTGCAATGAGCGTTCCTGTATACAACGGAATCAATTGGACTACGGTAGTTCATCGTCCTCTCGTGATAAATATT CCGGTTCCAGCTCCTCCGGTGCCTATTGCGGCAACACGAAATGCAGCCCTTATGAGAAATGCGAAATGGATCGTTCGACAAAACGTGAAAAATGTGTCAGAACTTAA
- the LOC128867514 gene encoding cyclic nucleotide-gated cation channel beta-3 produces MNNTKWNTRSFSGQRYHSPSQQEATMRRSLEEISKDLKEIENVITATEIAVRNANKADQAPKRRRNKAMPNKENKTPSPTERQANGVSQKLSPVTYKLNSFKRQRQKMRSPRLTNSKLYFRNGRIGCLEAEQHGSNIQGTHALVKDILKYVNEKPLVSPESVRRVLNGTKTWTPASPTTPLTNASSVATGCAAEEQRCEPVLLPGEVPDESDVVVAINFSRCSNNTITNGSNSQRRPQSEGSSMTENTMSQPLVDDDEQDVQICYDELPDILNDEQNFGPELVKSDFAAVAPEEETPTDRRFSATSLNSDVRDQVRHLVRRFTARANKVKSRIELPPTPSSSTSADADAGTSTDGSASPVRSLPAALKSVSTTHENSPFKTKLMDAAKSLNRGRIFEADTSRSNVWICSSLCGSNNEEKTLDPQGKIYISWLCVVSLSFLYNAWVIPLRSTFPFQTSENTNTWLICDFCADIIYLLDVIFFKHRIMYLFEGFWVKNKNLTRKNYMRKLQFKLDLLALLPLELFYFKYGTGAVYLRFPRLFKIQSFWEVFKLLDRVISSPHFVRVAKTLTYMLYMIHLTACAYYAYSDYQGLGVNRWVFSGKGHPYVRCFAFATKTATSIGKNPKPEREGEYVFMTAAWLMGVFVFALLIGQIRDIISTATRNKNEYRQLEDETLEYMRRLNLPSEVQGRVKMWFKFTWEQQRTLDEANILDSLPINLKTDIAIAVHIQTLSKVQLFADCEEALLRDLVLKLRAVTFLPGDYVCRKGEVGREMYIIKLGQVQVMGGPHSDIVLATLSEGSVFGEISLLGINGADRRTADVRSKGYANLFVLSKSDLNEVIAYYPNAQAILKKRARALMRKNAAREREEERAKSALKADVVISNPKTPETPPKLLKTVIQALPYESPAVMLITRGSKRMRKKSRPNPLASIEDQECDDVQIVANELRAGMAGILGVGAGGVGRRANSPDLLSSIQNELKTKHSFINLTDSQKALIISKSTNSLMEQQSTGEEAPLKAKGTV; encoded by the exons ATGAACAACACAAAATGGAATACCCGTAGCTTTAGCGGTCAACGCTATCACTCGCCCAGTCAACAAGAGGCGACTATGCGTCGCAGTCTTGAGGAGATTTCCAAGGATCTTAAAGAGATTGAAAATGTTATCACCGCCACGGAAATTGCCGTACGTAATGCTAACAAAGCGGATCAAGCACCCAAACGTAGGCGTAACAAAGCTATGCCGAATAAGGAGAATAAAACGCCAAGTCCCACGGAACGTCAAGCAAATGGTGTTTCGCAAAAGTTATCGCCCGTCACTTACAAATTGAACTCCTTCAAACGGCAACGCCAGAAAATGAGAAGTCCACGTCTCACCAATTCGAAGCTGTACTTTCGCAATGGCCGCATTGGCTGTTTGGAGGCGGAGCAGCATGGCTCGAATATACAAGGCACACACGCGCTAGTCAAGGACATTCTAAAGTATGTCAATGAGAAACCTTTGGTTAGTCCTGAGAGCGTACGTCGTGTGTTGAATGGTACGAAGACGTGGACGCCAGCATCACCTACAACACCGCTAACGAATGCTTCGTCCGTTGCCACGGGTTGCGCGGCGGAAGAGCAAAGATGCGAGCCAGTGCTGTTGCCTGGCGAAGTGCCAGATGAGAGCGATGTGGTTGTTGCCATAAATTTTTCCAGATGCAGCAATAATACCATTACAAATGGTAGCAATAGTCAGCGGCGGCCACAAAGTGAAGGTTCCTCGATGACGGAGAACACAATGTCACAGCCGCTGGTCGATGATGATGAACAGGATGTGCAAATCTGTTATGACGAGCTGCCGGATATATTGAATGATGAGCAGAATTTTGGACCAGAACTGGTGAAAAGTGATTTCGCCGCAGTGGCGCCGGAGGAAGAGACACCAACTGATAGACGCTTTAGCGCAACGAG CCTCAACTCGGATGTTCGCGACCAGGTGCGTCATCTTGTGCGTCGCTTTACGGCACGCGCCAACAAAGTTAAATCACGCATAGAGTTGCCACCGACACCGTCAAGCAGTACCAGCGCCGATGCCGATGCCGGCACCAGCACTGATGGTTCGGCCTCGCCTGTACGTTCACTCCCAGCTGCACTGAAATCCGTAAGCACAACTCATGAAAATTCGCCATTCAAAACGAAACTGATGGATGCAGCCAAATCATTGAATCGTGGTCGAATTTTCGAAGCGGACACATCGCGCTCGAATGTGTGGATTTGTTCCAGTTTATGTGGTAGCAATAATGAGGAGAAGACACTTGATCCACAGGGAAAAATCTACATTTCATGGTTGTGTGTGGTCTCGCTGTCGTTTCTCTATAATGCTTGGGTCATACCGTTACGTTCCACATTCCCCTTTCAAACGTCGGAAAATACGAACACATGGCTGATATGTGACTTTTGTGCGGACATCATTTATCTGTTGgacgtgattttttttaaacatcgaATCATGTATCTATTCGAGGGATTTtgggtgaaaaataaaaatttaacgcgCAAAAATTACATGAGAAAGCTGCAATTTAAG CTGGACTTACTTGCACTACTTCCTTTGGAGCTTTTCTATTTCAAATATGGCACCGGTGCTGTCTACTTACGCTTTCCGCGCTTGTTTAAAATTCAAAGCTTTTGGGAGGTTTTCAAGCTGCTGGATCGTGTTATATCTTCACCACATTTC GTACGCGTGGCTAAGACCCTAACCTATATGTTGTATATGATCCACCTAACAGCTTGCGCCTATTACGCCTATAGTGACTACCAAG GTTTGGGCGTAAATCGTTGGGTTTTCAGCGGTAAAGGACATCCCTATGTGCGTTGCTTTGCCTTCGCCACGAAAACGGCAACTTCTATAG GTAAAAATCCGAAACCCGAGCGGGAAGGTGAATATGTATTCATGACCGCCGCTTGGTTAATGGGTGTCTTCGTTTTTGCGTTGCTCATCGGTCAGATACGTGATATCATTTCGACGGCAACACGCAATAAAAACGAATATCGTCAATTGGAGGATGAGACATTGGAGTATATGCGACGTTTGAATCTGCCAAGCGAAGTGCAAGGACGGGTGAAAATGTGGTTTAAATTCACTTGGGAGCAACAGCGTACATTGg ATGAAGCCAACATTTTGGATTCACTACCGATCAATTTGAAAACAGATATCGCCATCGCCGTGCACATACAGACACTCTCGAAAGTGCAGCTTTTCGCCGATTGCGAGGAGGCTTTACTACGCGATTTGGTCTTGAAATTGCGTGCAGTCACCTTCCTGCCAGGTGACTATGTCTGTCGCAAGGGCGAGGTTGGACGCGAAATGTACATTATCAAACTGGGGCAGGTACAAGTGATGGGTGGTCCACACAGCGATATCGTATTGGCCACCCTCTCTGAGGGGTCCGTCTTTGGTGAGATCAGTTTGCTCGGCATAAATGGGGCCGATCGTCGCACGGCAGATGTACGCTCCAAAGGCTATGCAAATCTCTTCGTGCTCTCCAAGTCCGATCTCAACGAAGTGATCGCCTACTATCCCAACGCACAAGCCATACTGAAGAAACGTGCGCGCGCGCTGATGCGTAAGAATGCGGCACGTGAACGTGAGGAAGAGCGCGCCAAAAGCGCGCTAAAAGCCGATGTGGTTATCAGCAATCCAAAGACGCCCGAAACACCGCCCAAGTTGCTGAAGACTGTCATACAGGCATTGCCCTACGAGTCACCTGCAGTGATGCTGATAACGCGTGGCTCTAAGCGTATGCGCAAAAAAAGTAGGCCCAATCCCTTGGCAAGCATAGAGGACCAAGAGTGTGATGATGTCCAGATAGTGGCAAATGAGCTGCGTGCCGGTATGGCGGGCATACTGGGTGTTGGTGCGGGCGGTGTTGGGAGGCGTGCCAATTCGCCAGATTTGCTCTCATCCATACAAAATGAGTTGAAGACCAAGCACAGCTTTATAAATTTGACCGATTCACAAAAAGCACTAATCATATCGAAATCCACTAACAGTTTAATGGAGCAGCAGAGCACCGGCGAAGAGGCGCCATTGAAGGCGAAGGGAACAGTTTAA
- the LOC128867515 gene encoding 26S proteasome non-ATPase regulatory subunit 7: protein MPSLEVNVNKVIVHPLVLLSVVDHFNRMGKIGNQRRVVGVLLGCWRSKGILDVSNSFAVPFDEDEKDKSVWFLDHDYLENMYGMFKKVNARERVVGWYHTGPKLHQNDIAINELIRRYCPNSVLVIIDAKPKDLGLPTEAYIAIEEVHDDGSPTSKTFEHVPSEIGAEEAEEVGVEHLLRDIKDTTVGSLSQKITNQLMGLKGLNAQLHDIKNYLQRVGDGKMPINYQIVYQLQDIFNLLPDITSEQFTETMYVKTNDQMLVVYLASMVRSIIALHNLINNKLTNRDAEEGKKVDKDAEKEKEKNKDKDKDGKDVKDKDKKSDEKSAKSTEDSGKSTKK from the exons ATGCCATCATTGGAGGTAAATGTAAACAAGGTGATTGTGCACCCATTGGTGCTGCTCTCTGTAGTGGACCACTTCAACCGCATGGGAAAGATTGGAAACCAGAGACGAGTTGTCGGTGTGTTGTTGGGCTGTTGGCGTTCAAAAGGAATACTTGATGTATCCAACAGTTTTGCTG TGCCTTTCGATGAGGATGAAAAAGACAAGTCAGTATGGTTTTTGGATCACGACTATTTAGAAAACATGTATGGCATGTTCAAGAAAGTAAATGCACGCGAGCGGGTCGTTGGTTGGTATCACACTGGCCCTAAACTACATCAAAATGATATtgcaataaatgaattaatacgCCGCTATTGTCCCAATTCAGTATTGGTGATAATTGACGCGAAACCTAAAGATTTAGGTCTACCTACTGAAGCATATATTGCAATTGAAGAGGTGCATGATGACGGTTCACCCACCAGTAAAACATTTGAACATGTACCAAGCGAAATTGGAGCCGAAGAAGCGGAAGAAGTGGGTGTTGAACATCTGCTGCGAGATATTAAGGATACCACAGTTGGTAGCCTCTCACAAAAAATTACGAACCAATTAATGGGTCTGAAGGGTTTGAACGCACAATTACACGATATTAAGAATTATTTACAACGCGTTGGTGATGGTAAAATGCCCATTAATTATCAAATTGTGTAccaacttcaagatatattcaATTTATTGCCCGACATCACAAGCGAACAGTTCACTGAGACGATGTACGTCAAAACGAATGATCAAATGCTTGTCGTATATTTGGCGTCCATGGTACGTTCCATCATTGCATTGCACAATCTCATCAATAACAAGCTGACGAATCGTGACGCAGAGGAGGGCAAAAAAGTTGACAAGGATGCGGAGAAGGAAAAGGAGAAgaataaggataaagataaggatGGCAAAGATGTGAAGGACAAAGACAAGAAGAGCGATGAGAAATCTGCTAAAAGCACGGAAGATAGTGGTAAGAGTACCAAGAAATAG
- the LOC128867513 gene encoding serine/threonine-protein kinase 10 isoform X3 has protein sequence MSFINNLKKVFHLGGGEAKKKRLYNNIKMDTDPAEFWEMVGELGDGAFGKVYKAQHKEHKRFAAAKLCTLEDEENLSDHMVEIDILSEIKHPNIVELYEAFSIEDKLWMLIEYCDGGALDSIMVELEKPLTEPQIAYVCRHMTEGLSFLHKSKVIHRDLKAGNVLLTMEGGVKLADFGVSAKNKHTLQKHDTFIGTPYWMAPELVLCETFRDNPYDLKVDIWSLGITLIELAQMEPPNSEMSPMRVLLKIQKSEPPTLDQPSKWSKEFNEFLKRTLVKDPQQRPTTDILLQHRFINCELDAKPIKDLLLEYKAEVVEEVVDDDAEEPRNSALRLDLDDDSASLQSQDIDKLPGTPTSVSMDSKEPNQTNSIPQSKLSQQGGAADNVSPILQKSLENNISSSKEAKEDEQTKSVNNAPKENDTSKPRSPGVATKQAAVATTPAVEADSLPEKSIDAERKIPKKEKGKAPPPPSAAVITKTPETPAAVKARTESEKRTNDEYTRTAASVKTELTKNVEIDVLTPALQQFVNEPQEQAQPLPSPSPPSPTTSSAAVSVNSTSSSVKSGAMLSSTTSLITINSEASPSSTPTRSFNNQAQQQNVVHPNSLEASGSQIRVVTSTHPPVIIDNSVVPAASPQSEVIIVSNDLNKSTHVPESSTDDDFTSFDDSLGDSPLSPRQSSMIVAVCEKGGEETDKGEMNAEANQSIIGKRSRARKLDESEVLIVSPSFVDDDSAYNTATGSHDHSEHLMDTSHVSVVTVGDEIKVKDSSHLSSDQYDTTLSNENNNLNSQRPFIKNHQNGQIITGTPTEDVNIIINRNTPQDISVGKRPSPDNSVGSMDSRTLSESGSLRSSGGVIRRAVGLNIATVDQSDVESIGTTTSHDSRNEAEGPIMGSKIPEDEEVVIRRKQGPLSPKIVAPPAPTKEEIELRNLRKKTRKRTRKFEIDGVQVTTTTSRVIYGDEETGRLYDDHVFRKQELRELKMLQKQEKKQQNDLQLKEQIAREQQDRRFEQERISLEKTYEADMDTLARQQKQLIEKTEQAQEHELRTSSKRIRSEQEQELKIFRENLKQEIRLLKQEVDLLPKDKRKDEFKQRRSAMELDHEEKERAFLDSLKERHELLLRRLSEKHRDHLATINRNFLQQKQNAMRTREALLWELEEKQLHERHQLAKRHVKELCFMQRHQMIVRHEKELDQVKKMLQRKEEDMIKKQALEKRALPKRIRAERKARDLMFRESLRISTNLDPEVERERLKKFQEQEKKRYTQEERRFEIKHQKQLEELRATREGAIRELEQLQNEKRKALVEHEQAKLTDIDERLKAELREWKEQLVPRKQRLEETFAQQLEEMELLYGGALVVPMPSDTLQRDHFTGSTRSSLSSYSEG, from the exons ATGTCGTTCATAAATAATCTGAAGAAGGTGTTCCACCTTGGAGGTGGGGAGGCGAAGAAGAAACGCCTttacaataatatcaaaatggATACCGACCCGGCGGAGTTTTGGGAAATGGTGGGTGAGCTGGGCGATGGCGCTTTTGGCAAAGTATATAAAGCGCAACACAAGGAACACAAACGTTTTGCAGCGGCGAAATTATGCACATTGGAAGATGAAGAAAATCTTAGTGATCACATGGTTGAGATCGATATTTTATCAGAGATAAAACATCCAAACATTGTGGAATTGTATGAGGCGTTTTCAATAGAGGACAAATTATGG aTGCTAATTGAGTATTGCGATGGTGGTGCTTTAGACAGCATAATGGTGGAATTGGAGAAACCGTTAACGGAACCACAAATCGCCTATGTTTGCCGACATATGACTGAAGGTTTAagttttttacataaaagtaaAGTAATTCATCGTGATTTGAAAGCCGGAAATGTACTGCTAACAATGGAGGGGGGTGTAAAATTAG CTGACTTTGGCGTCTCGGCAAAAAATAAGCATACTCTACAGAAGCACGACACATTTATAGGTACACCTTATTGGATGGCGCCCGAGCTTGTGCTCTGTGAAACATTTCGGGATAATCCTTACGACTTAAAAGTGGATATCTGGTCACTGGGCATAACACTAATTGAGTTAGCGCAAATGGAACCACCAAATAGTGAAATGTCACCGATGcgtgttttattgaaaatacaaaaaagtgaacCTCCAACACTGGATCAGCCTTCAAAGTGGAGTAAGGAATTCAATGAGTTTCTAAAGAGAACTTTGGTCAAA GATCCACAACAACGCCCAACCACAGATATTTTATTACAGCATAGATTCATTAATTGTGAACTAGACGCTAAACCTATAAAAGACTTATTATTAGAATATAAAGCTGAAGTTGTTGAAGAAGTCGTCGATGATGATGCTGAG GAACCCCGCAACTCGGCGCTCCGGCTCGACCTGGACGATGACTCTGCCTCTTTGCAGAGCCAAGATATTGACAAAC TTCCAGGTACCCCAACATCAGTATCTATGGACTCTAAAGAACCAAATCAAACAAATAGTATACCACAAAGTAAACTATCACAACAAGGAGGAGCCGCAGATAATGTTTCTCCCATATTGCAAAAAAGTCTTGAAAATAATATATCATCTTCCAAAGAAGCAAAGGAGgatgaacaaacaaaaagcgTTAACAATGCGCCAAAGGAAAATGATACGAGTAAGCCGCGTTCACCTGGAGTGGCCACTAAACAAGCAGCTGTTGCTACTACACCTGCTGTTGAAGCTGACAGTCTTCCTGAGAAAAGCATTGACGCTGAGAGGAAG ATTCCCAAAAAAGAGAAGGGTAAGGCACCGCCACCTCCATCTGCTGCTGTGATTACAAAAACGCCAGAAACTCCAGCAGCAGTAAAAGCACGCACAGAATCGGAGAAGCGAACCAACGACGAATACACCCGCACAGCCGCATCAGTCAAAACAGAGCTGACCAAGAATGTAGAAATCGATGTGCTAACGCCTGCATTGCAACAGTTCGTTAATGAACCGCAAGAACAGGCGCAGCCATTGCCATCACCATCACCGCCATCGCCGACCACATCGTCAGCAGCGGTTTCGGTTAATTCAACTTCGTCGTCGGTGAAGAGCGGCGCCATGCTAAGCTCGACCACTTCGCTTATCACCATTAATAGCGAGGCTTCGCCATCCAGCACGCCAACACGTTCATTTAACAATCAGGCACAGCAACAAAATGTCGTTCATCCCAACAGCTTGGAAGCCAGTGGCAGTCAAATAAGAGTTGTGACCAGCACGCATCCACCAGTCATAATTGACAATTCGGTGGTGCCCGCTGCATCACCTCAAAGTGAAGTGATAATTGTTTCAAACGATTTGAATAAGAGCACTCATGTGCCAGAATCTTCGACTGACGACGATTTCACTTCGTTCGACGACAGTCTAGGCGATTCACCGCTATCGCCTCGACAGTCATCTATGATAGTGGCTGTGTGTGAGAAGGGAGGCGAAGAAACGGATAAGGGCGAAATGAATGCCGAAGCCAATCAGTCCATTATCGGCAAAAGATCGCGTGCACGAAAACTGGACGAGAGCGAGGTGCTAATCGTTAGCCCATCTTTCGTTGATGATGACTCTGCCTACAATACAGCAACGGGCAGTCACGATCATAGTGAACACCTAATGGACACCAGCCATGTGTCCGTTGTGACTGTCGGCGATGAGATAAAAGTTAAGGACAGTAGTCATCTAAGTAGCGATCAATACGATACAACATTAAGCAACGAAAACAACAACTTAAATAGCCAACGACCATTTATAAAGAATCACCAAAACGGCCAAATTATCACGGGCACACCAACAGAAgatgtaaatattattataaatcgTAACACGCCACAAGACATTAGTGTCGGTAAACGACCGTCACCGGATAATAGCGTGGGCTCAATGGATTCACGCACACTTAGCGAAAGCGGTTCGCTACGCTCTAGTGGCGGTGTTATTCGACGAGCTGTAGGTTTGAATATTGCAACAGTTGATCAGAGTGACGTTGAAAGTATCGGCACCACAACTAGTCATGATAGTCGTAATGAGGCGGAGGGCCCCATAATGGGGTCTAAGATTCCTGAGGATGAAGAAGTTGTCATTCGACGTAAACAAGGACCTCTATCGCCGAAAATAGTAGCACCACCTGCTCCGACTAAAGAGGAAATCGAACTGCGTAATCTACGTAAGAAAACGCGAAAACGTACGCGAAAATTCGAAATTGATGGTGTACAAGTGACCACAACCACCAGCCGTGTCATATACGGCGACGAAGAGACTGGACGACTTTACGATGATCATGTGTTCCGCAAGCAAGAATTGCGAGAactaaaaatgttgcaaaaacaagagaagaaacaacaaaacgacTTGCAATTGAAGGAGCAAATTGCTAGGGAACAGCAGGATCGTCGTTTCGAACAGGAACGCATTTCATTGGAGAAGACTTATGAAGCCGATATGGATACATTGGCAAGACAACAGAAGCAATTGATTGAGAAAACGGAACAAGCGCAGGAACATGAG CTACGAACATCTTCGAAGCGCATTCGGTCCGAGCAAGAACAAGAATTGAAGATCTTCCGTGAGAATCTTAAACAAGAAATTCGTTTGCTGAAACAAGAAGTAGATTTACTACCCAAAGATAAACGCAAAGACGAATTCAAGCAACGTCGTTCCGCTATGGAACTGGACCATGAGGAGAAAGAGCGCGCTTTCCTAGATTCGCTCAAAGAACGCCATGAATTGTTGTTGCGACGGTTGAGTGAAAAACATCGCGATCATCTTGCCACAATCAATCGCAATTTCCTACAGCAGAAGCAAAATGCCATGCGTACACGCGAAGCACTGCTGTGGGAGTTGGAAGAGAAGCAATTGCATGAGCGCCATCAATTGGCCAAGCGGCACGTAAAGGAATTATGTTTCATGCAGCGCCATCAAATGATTGTGCGACATGAGAAAGAGTTGGATCAGGTGAAGAAAATGTTGCAACGCAAAGAGGAGGATATGATTAAGAAACAGGCCTTGGAGAAACGAGCGTTGCCAAAGCGAATTCGTGCGGAACGTAAAGCACGAGATTTAATGTTCCGTGAATCTTTGCGGATATCAACAAATCTTGATCCCGAAGTCGAAAGAGAGCGACTTAAGAAG ttcCAAGAGCAAGAAAAGAAACGTTACACGCAAGAGGAGCGACGATTTGAAATTAAACATCAAAAGCAACTGGAGGAATTGCGCGCAACACGTGAGGGAGCGATAAG AGAGCTTGAGCAGTTGCAGAATGAGAAACGCAAGGCTTTGGTCGAACATGAACAAGCCAAGTTGACGGATATCGACGAGCGACTAAAGGCCGAGTTGCGTGAATGGAAGGAACAATTAGTACCTAGAAAGCAG